GCTATAATTTGCCGCAGACAGCTGGGAGCGACTCACATATCCCGGAGGCTATAGGCCTAGCTTACACGATCATAAATGACTGCGATAGAGACATAGATAGCGTCATCGAATCTATAAAGAAAGGGTTGACTGAGCCGCTGGGTAAGGGTACACCGATAAGCCTAAGGTTGAGACACACTTTAAAAAGAATCTTTTAGCTTTCTAAGACAGGTATTTTCTCCATCTCTAGACCGATGTTTAAGCCGCTTCTCTCTTTTCTCCCAACCTTCTTCTGGTCTTGTGGGTCTAGGTCAGGCAGATCCATCGCCTTTGATCCGAAGCCGCTAAGCAGGTATGGTGACTTAACGCCAGTCATAACCAGCGTAACCCTCAAAGTTCCCTTTAGACTTGGATCAACTCTGGCGCCCCAAATCACTAGAGCGTCGTCGCTCATCAGTTGAGTTATGATCTCACCGACAGTATTTGCCTCCTCAATAGTCAGGCTTTCATCGCCCGATACATGGATTAATGCGCCGTTTGCACCACTATAGTCTACGTCAAGTAAGGGCATTCTTAAAGCCTTTTGAACAGCCTCTTCAGCCCTGTTAGGCGCATTAGATTCACCGATTCCAGCTATGGCTACCCCGCCACGCTTCATTATTGTTCTAAAGTCTGCGAAATCTAAGTTTATTAAGCTCGGCATAGAGATTATCTCTGTTATGCCTCTAATCATGTTTGCTAAAACCTGATCGCCCACCCTAAAAGCCTCGTTTATTGGGAGCTGCGGAACGAGCCACATCAACTTATTGTTATCGATAACTATCACGGTGTCGCATTCTCGACGCATCTCAGTTAATCCCTTAAGGGCGATGTTAATTCTACCCCTCTCGATCTTGAACGGCATCGTGACAACTCCTATAACTATGGCCCCTTTATCCCTAGCCAACTTGGCGACTACGGGCGCGGCTCCGGTGCCTGTTCCACCACCCATCCCCGCAGTCACGAAAACCACGTCAACATCATTTAAGATTTTTTCAACCTG
Above is a window of Candidatus Bathyarchaeia archaeon DNA encoding:
- the ftsZ gene encoding cell division protein FtsZ; this encodes MAKLADKALQYMWSENLERGLREPGYCRIMVIGVGGAGNNTVNRLMESGVIGAECVAVNTDLQHLNAIHAHQKILIGEKLTKGLGSGGDPNIGRAAIEESIEQVEKILNDVDVVFVTAGMGGGTGTGAAPVVAKLARDKGAIVIGVVTMPFKIERGRINIALKGLTEMRRECDTVIVIDNNKLMWLVPQLPINEAFRVGDQVLANMIRGITEIISMPSLINLDFADFRTIMKRGGVAIAGIGESNAPNRAEEAVQKALRMPLLDVDYSGANGALIHVSGDESLTIEEANTVGEIITQLMSDDALVIWGARVDPSLKGTLRVTLVMTGVKSPYLLSGFGSKAMDLPDLDPQDQKKVGRKERSGLNIGLEMEKIPVLES